In a genomic window of Procambarus clarkii isolate CNS0578487 chromosome 10, FALCON_Pclarkii_2.0, whole genome shotgun sequence:
- the LOC123747481 gene encoding mucin-13-like: protein MTAPQRGSRPDVLCSYCGLSEHRGRGPGTSLSGRGPGTSLSGRGPGTSLSGRGPGTSLSGRGPGTSLSGRGPGTSLSGRGPGTSLSGRGPGTSLSGRGPGTSLSGRGPGTSLSGRGPGTSLSGRGPGSSLSGRGPGTSLSGRGPGSSLSGRGPGTSLSGRGPGSSLSGRGPGSSLSGRGPGSSLSGRGPGTSLSGRGPGSSLSGRGPGTSLSGRGPGTSLSGRGPGTSLSGRGPGTSLSGRGPGTSLSGRGPGTSLNGRGPGTSLSGRGPGTSLSGRGPGTSLSGRGPGTSLSGHHHTSQSALNGLLCNYFISSKLQTEKKSQIIS from the coding sequence ATGACGGCGCCACAACGGGGCTCCAGGCCGGATGTACTTTGCAGTTACTGCGGACTGAGTGAACACCGCGGCCGTGGACCAGGCACTTCACTCAGCGGCCGTGGACCAGGCACTTCACTCAGCGGCCGTGGACCAGGCACTTCACTCAGCGGCCGTGGACCAGGCACTTCACTCAGCGGCCGTGGACCAGGCACTTCACTCAGCGGCCGTGGACCAGGCACTTCACTCAGCGGCCGTGGACCAGGCACTTCACTCAGCGGCCGTGGACCAGGCACTTCACTCAGCGGCCGTGGACCAGGCACTTCACTCAGCGGCCGTGGACCAGGCACTTCACTCAGCGGCCGTGGACCAGGCACTTCACTCAGCGGCCGTGGACCAGGCAGTTCACTCAGCGGCCGTGGACCAGGCACTTCACTCAGCGGCCGTGGACCAGGCAGCTCACTCAGCGGCCGTGGACCAGGCACTTCACTCAGCGGCCGTGGACCAGGCAGTTCACTCAGCGGCCGTGGACCAGGCAGTTCACTCAGCGGCCGTGGACCAGGCAGTTCACTCAGCGGCCGTGGACCAGGCACTTCACTCAGCGGCCGTGGACCTGGCAGTTCACTCAGCGGCCGTGGACCAGGTACTTCACTCAGCGGCCGTGGACCAGGCACTTCACTCAGCGGCCGTGGACCAGGCACTTCACTCAGCGGCCGTGGACCAGGCACTTCACTCAGCGGCCGTGGACCAGGCACTTCACTCAGCGGCCGTGGACCAGGCACTTCACTCAACGGCCGTGGACCAGGCACTTCACTCAGCGGCCGTGGACCAGGCACTTCACTCAGCGGCCGTGGACCAGGCACTTCACTCAGCGGCCGTGGACCAGGCACTTCACtcagcggccaccaccacacgTCTCAGTCTGCCTTGAATGGActcctgtgtaactattttatcagCAGTAAACTTCAGACGGAGAAAAAATCACAAATTATCAGCTAA